A part of Bacteroidales bacterium genomic DNA contains:
- a CDS encoding family 20 glycosylhydrolase has protein sequence PELSCTGDLQEVPNHWGVFKDIYCAGNDKTFEFIEDVLDEVIDLFPGSYIHIGGDEAPKDRWEECAKCQARMQKEGLENEHELQSYFIKRIDKYLSSKGKKLLGWDEILEGGLAKNATVMSWRGMTGGIAAARQGNHVVMTPGTHCYFDHYQADKDFEPKAIGGYTSLKKVYEFEPVPEDLFTEQKELILGAQGNVWTEYMHTTDQVEYMILPRMLALSEVLWGKKDAKNWSAFQERLQDHFKLFDKKGYRYSKGTYRLSFEMSFDSVENQKKVEIISEQYQAKIYYALNGLEPDTTSFLYEGPISVSSQDSIITAGIFEQGELLRAVSVFKIR, from the coding sequence ATCCTGAACTCTCTTGTACTGGTGATCTGCAGGAAGTGCCTAATCATTGGGGCGTTTTTAAAGATATTTATTGTGCGGGAAATGATAAAACTTTTGAATTCATTGAAGATGTGTTGGATGAGGTTATCGATTTATTCCCAGGTTCTTATATTCATATTGGTGGCGATGAAGCTCCAAAAGACCGTTGGGAGGAGTGTGCGAAATGCCAAGCCAGAATGCAAAAAGAAGGTTTGGAAAATGAACACGAATTGCAAAGTTATTTTATCAAACGAATTGATAAATACCTGAGTTCAAAAGGAAAAAAATTATTAGGCTGGGATGAGATTTTAGAAGGTGGTTTAGCCAAGAATGCTACGGTAATGTCGTGGCGAGGAATGACCGGAGGAATTGCTGCTGCTCGTCAGGGAAACCATGTGGTTATGACTCCGGGAACGCACTGTTATTTCGACCACTATCAAGCGGATAAGGATTTTGAACCCAAGGCCATTGGTGGATATACTTCTTTAAAGAAAGTCTATGAATTTGAACCTGTTCCCGAAGATTTGTTTACCGAGCAGAAAGAATTGATTTTAGGCGCTCAAGGAAATGTATGGACAGAGTATATGCATACAACAGATCAGGTGGAATATATGATCTTACCACGAATGCTAGCGCTTTCAGAAGTTCTCTGGGGAAAGAAAGATGCTAAAAATTGGTCTGCTTTTCAAGAACGACTTCAAGATCATTTTAAGCTTTTTGATAAAAAAGGATATCGCTATTCCAAAGGGACTTATCGCCTTAGTTTTGAAATGAGTTTTGATAGTGTTGAAAATCAAAAAAAGGTGGAGATTATCTCTGAGCAATATCAAGCTAAGATTTACTATGCGCTAAATGGTTTAGAGCCTGATACCACTTCATTTTTATATGAAGGTCCAATATCAGTTTCTTCGCAAGACAGTATTATTACGGCAGGTATCTTTGAGCAAGGAGAACTTTTGAGAGCTGTTAGCGTGTTTAAAATAAGGTAA
- a CDS encoding MFS transporter yields MSSIVTTFKKFPRTFWIANSMELFERWAWYGLFTVLALYLTQSTDTGALGFSQTQKGSIMGTVTAILYFLPLFTGALADRFGYKKMLIIAFVILASSYYLMGQFRSYTAVYVTFLFVALGAAIFKPIVSATVTKTTDESTSSIGFGIFYMIVNIGGFIGPVFSSKLRHIYGWHIVFLMAASAILVNIVLVLLFYKEPDRVKNSDPFLISLTKSLKNIVVALSDIKLTLFLIIMIGFWTMFNQLFYTLPNFIDQWVNTEMIYDWINSFSPTIASAVGTKEGIIAPEMMVNLDAGFIILFQIIISTLVMKLKPINAIITGIAVMSVGIGLSFGTNNGFYIIAAILIFSLGEMASSPKFTEYIGRIAPKNKEALYMGTSFLPVAVGNYLAGIFSGPVYQSTSDKVSLLQIEMAKRGLDIPAISQSFTQNDYFKKAAELLHTDQRGLTNMLWDTYHPYSIWIIFSTIGVGTIIALFLYNQFVLGKTEKN; encoded by the coding sequence ATGAGTTCTATCGTTACCACTTTTAAAAAATTCCCTCGTACTTTCTGGATTGCTAACTCTATGGAGCTATTTGAGCGTTGGGCTTGGTATGGTTTATTTACTGTATTAGCACTATATCTTACTCAGTCTACAGATACAGGAGCTTTAGGATTTAGCCAAACACAAAAGGGAAGTATTATGGGGACTGTGACCGCCATTTTATATTTTCTTCCACTATTTACAGGTGCTCTTGCCGATCGCTTTGGCTACAAAAAAATGCTCATTATTGCATTTGTAATTTTAGCCTCCTCGTATTATCTAATGGGACAATTTAGAAGTTATACGGCTGTTTATGTTACGTTTTTATTTGTCGCACTTGGAGCCGCAATTTTTAAACCAATAGTATCAGCAACAGTTACAAAAACAACTGACGAATCTACATCATCCATAGGATTTGGAATATTTTATATGATAGTGAATATTGGTGGTTTTATAGGTCCGGTATTTTCATCAAAATTAAGACATATTTATGGTTGGCATATTGTTTTCTTGATGGCAGCATCTGCAATTCTTGTCAATATTGTACTGGTACTTCTTTTTTATAAAGAGCCTGACAGGGTTAAGAATTCAGATCCATTTCTCATCTCTCTGACAAAGTCACTTAAAAATATTGTTGTTGCTCTTTCAGACATAAAGCTTACATTGTTTCTAATAATTATGATTGGCTTTTGGACTATGTTTAACCAACTGTTCTATACATTACCAAACTTTATTGATCAATGGGTAAATACCGAGATGATCTATGACTGGATTAATAGCTTCTCTCCCACAATAGCTTCTGCAGTAGGAACAAAGGAAGGTATAATTGCTCCAGAAATGATGGTGAATTTAGATGCCGGATTTATCATTCTCTTTCAAATTATTATTTCTACACTCGTAATGAAACTAAAACCTATAAATGCTATAATAACAGGTATTGCTGTCATGTCTGTGGGTATTGGCTTATCATTCGGAACCAATAATGGTTTTTATATCATAGCTGCTATTCTTATCTTTTCTTTAGGAGAAATGGCAAGTTCACCAAAATTTACAGAATATATTGGACGCATTGCTCCAAAAAATAAAGAAGCATTATATATGGGGACTTCTTTTTTACCAGTAGCCGTTGGTAACTACCTTGCGGGTATTTTTTCAGGTCCTGTTTACCAATCAACATCCGACAAAGTAAGTTTGCTACAAATAGAAATGGCAAAACGCGGTTTGGATATACCTGCTATCAGTCAATCTTTTACACAAAACGATTATTTTAAAAAAGCAGCCGAATTGCTACACACCGACCAAAGAGGTTTAACAAATATGCTTTGGGACACTTATCACCCTTATAGTATTTGGATAATCTTCAGTACCATTGGAGTTGGAACTATTATTGCACTATTTTTATACAATCAATTTGTACTTGGTAAAACCGAGAAGAATTAG
- a CDS encoding threonylcarbamoyl-AMP synthase, with protein sequence MLVKLYPENPSQRHLSTIYECLMDGGVIIYPTDTVYSFGGNSLSMKALDKIARLKGIKKEKANFSLVFNDLTHLSNYTRPFDKTTFKLLKKHLPGPFTFILEANNQIPKLFQNRKKSIGIRIPNHPIPMEIVRMLGNPMFSASIHADDSIIEYETDPEILYDAWGDKVDIVIDAGFSGNMASTVVDCNGGGIEIIRQGKGELEF encoded by the coding sequence ATGCTTGTAAAACTATATCCGGAAAATCCATCACAACGACATTTATCCACTATTTATGAGTGTTTAATGGATGGAGGAGTTATTATTTATCCAACAGATACTGTTTATAGTTTTGGAGGAAATAGTTTGAGTATGAAAGCACTAGATAAAATTGCTCGTCTCAAAGGGATTAAAAAGGAAAAAGCGAATTTTTCTTTAGTATTTAACGACTTAACTCATCTTTCAAATTATACACGTCCCTTTGATAAAACTACATTCAAGCTTCTGAAGAAGCATTTACCGGGTCCTTTTACTTTTATTCTAGAGGCTAATAATCAAATTCCTAAATTATTTCAAAATAGGAAGAAGAGTATTGGTATTCGTATTCCGAATCATCCCATTCCCATGGAAATTGTGAGAATGCTTGGAAATCCAATGTTTTCGGCTTCTATCCATGCTGATGATAGCATTATCGAATATGAAACTGATCCTGAAATTCTTTATGATGCGTGGGGAGACAAAGTAGATATTGTGATTGATGCAGGATTTAGTGGTAATATGGCTTCTACCGTGGTAGATTGCAACGGTGGTGGTATAGAGATTATCCGACAAGGAAAAGGGGAGCTGGAATTTTAA